The following are encoded in a window of Sphingobium sp. AP49 genomic DNA:
- a CDS encoding MFS transporter: MPSSATTPHPLRFGNFRAYLVGRFAAVLAQYSMMIVLAWQAYNVARETMTTAGASAQLGLIGLAQFLPLFFLTPVTGWAADHFDRRMITRFTLTLLTAAAGLLAFATYEGWVSLPLIFGIAAIVGVARAFNGPAYSALAPNLIPREVLPNAIAISSVVWQTGMIAGPAVGGYAYAATPWGAYALATGLYAAALVAMFFIGPVPQPPRDTSRHPVRQMIDGFTYVRTNRLVLATITLDLFAVLLAGATALLPVYARDILHVGSAGLGHLAAAPGIGAGATALWFSFRPMKTEVGLKMLGAVILFGLATISFGLTAFVPHSIAMEMGIASLVVLGGADMVSVFVRQSLVQLHTPDAMRGRVSSLSQLTISASNELGEAESGFLAALVGPIAAVIGGGVGAILITLFWARLFPELRLARTFDPPDIREADPSQEKAI, encoded by the coding sequence TGGCAGGCCTATAATGTCGCGCGCGAAACGATGACGACGGCGGGCGCCTCGGCGCAACTTGGCCTCATCGGCCTGGCCCAGTTCCTGCCGCTCTTCTTCCTGACGCCGGTGACCGGCTGGGCAGCGGACCATTTCGACCGGCGGATGATCACCCGCTTCACCCTGACCCTGCTGACGGCGGCGGCGGGCTTGCTGGCCTTTGCCACCTATGAGGGTTGGGTCAGCCTGCCGCTGATCTTCGGCATCGCCGCGATCGTCGGCGTCGCGCGCGCCTTCAACGGCCCGGCCTATAGCGCGCTGGCCCCCAACCTGATCCCGCGCGAGGTGCTGCCTAACGCGATCGCAATTTCGAGTGTCGTCTGGCAGACCGGCATGATCGCTGGTCCGGCGGTGGGCGGCTATGCCTATGCCGCGACCCCATGGGGCGCCTATGCGCTGGCGACCGGCCTCTATGCCGCAGCGCTGGTCGCGATGTTCTTCATCGGCCCGGTGCCCCAGCCGCCGCGCGACACCAGCCGCCATCCGGTGCGCCAGATGATCGATGGCTTCACCTATGTCCGCACCAACCGGCTGGTGCTGGCGACGATCACGCTCGACCTGTTCGCCGTGCTGCTGGCCGGCGCCACCGCGCTGCTGCCGGTCTATGCCCGCGACATATTGCATGTCGGGTCGGCGGGCCTGGGCCATCTGGCCGCTGCGCCCGGCATCGGTGCCGGCGCCACTGCGCTGTGGTTCTCCTTCCGTCCGATGAAGACCGAGGTCGGCCTCAAGATGCTGGGCGCGGTGATCCTGTTCGGCCTGGCGACGATCAGCTTTGGCCTCACCGCCTTCGTACCGCACAGTATTGCTATGGAGATGGGCATTGCCTCGCTGGTCGTGCTGGGCGGCGCGGACATGGTATCGGTGTTCGTGCGCCAGTCACTGGTGCAGCTTCATACCCCCGACGCCATGCGTGGCCGCGTGTCCAGCCTGTCGCAGCTCACCATTTCGGCCTCCAACGAACTGGGCGAGGCGGAATCAGGCTTCCTTGCGGCGCTGGTTGGGCCTATCGCTGCGGTCATCGGGGGTGGCGTCGGCGCCATCCTCATCACCCTATTTTGGGCGCGGCTTTTCCCCGAGCTGCGCCTTGCACGCACTTTCGACCCACCCGACATAAGGGAGGCGGACCCCAGCCAGGAGAAGGCGATATGA
- the cysK gene encoding cysteine synthase A, protein MKAANILETIGNTPHIRVNRLFGDAEIWIKSERSNPGGSIKDRIALAMIEAAEASGDLKPGGTIIEPTSGNTGVGLAMVAAVKGYKLVLVMPESMSIERRRLMLAYGASFDLTPREKGMKGAIERALELVSQTPDSWMPQQFENPANIDVHVRTTAQEILADFADAPIDVLISGVGTGGHITGTAEVLKKQWPNLKVYAVEPTLSPVISGGQPGPHPIQGIGAGFIPANLHTQILDGVIQVDPADAKDYARRAASQEGMLVGISSGATLAAIAQKLKELPAGSRVLGFNYDTGERYLSVPDFLPE, encoded by the coding sequence ATGAAAGCTGCCAACATTCTCGAAACGATCGGCAACACCCCCCATATCCGGGTCAACCGGCTGTTCGGTGATGCCGAAATATGGATCAAGTCGGAACGGTCGAACCCGGGCGGGTCGATCAAGGACCGCATTGCGCTGGCCATGATCGAGGCGGCCGAAGCGTCGGGCGACCTGAAGCCGGGCGGTACCATCATCGAGCCGACATCGGGCAATACCGGCGTCGGCCTGGCGATGGTCGCAGCGGTCAAGGGGTACAAGCTGGTACTGGTCATGCCCGAAAGCATGTCGATCGAGCGTCGCCGGCTGATGCTGGCCTATGGCGCCAGCTTCGACCTGACCCCGCGTGAAAAGGGTATGAAGGGCGCGATCGAGCGCGCGCTGGAATTGGTCTCGCAAACGCCGGATAGCTGGATGCCCCAGCAGTTCGAGAATCCTGCCAATATCGACGTTCACGTCCGCACCACAGCGCAGGAAATCCTGGCCGATTTTGCCGATGCGCCGATCGACGTGCTGATCAGCGGCGTGGGGACCGGCGGCCACATCACCGGCACCGCCGAGGTGCTCAAGAAGCAATGGCCCAATCTCAAAGTCTATGCGGTCGAGCCGACCCTCTCACCCGTCATCAGCGGCGGCCAGCCGGGTCCGCACCCGATCCAGGGCATCGGCGCGGGCTTCATCCCGGCCAACCTGCACACCCAGATCCTGGACGGCGTGATCCAGGTCGATCCCGCCGATGCCAAGGATTATGCGCGCCGCGCCGCCAGTCAGGAAGGGATGCTGGTCGGTATCTCGTCAGGCGCGACACTCGCCGCGATCGCGCAGAAGCTGAAGGAACTGCCCGCTGGCAGCCGCGTTCTCGGCTTCAACTATGACACCGGCGAACGCTATCTTTCGGTGCCCGACTTCCTGCCCGAGTAA
- a CDS encoding cell wall hydrolase yields the protein MIGDTSSTRPHPTMWLIWLLLFVGLPMTVAGWESRPRAGEQAVLPGRLSAIAASGMPRPRTAPPAVEPVEIFALGPDQARDLNAKIPFSTEPNPSARPFLFRGSETDLARATDCLAAAQLYEAGDDGVGEQAVAQVVLNRVRHPAFPKTVCGVVFQGQERTTGCQFTFSCDGALARTPSAGAWERARDIARGALAGKVFKPVGYATHYHTDWVVPYWSGSLDKITAVGTHLFFRWRGWWGTPPAFRLGETGSEPLITRIARLSTAHQGTPETSLPGMPPILAAEAAAALAAKPQQAIGTDMQGKTIAGARLIAVAPGARSFLVELSRTAPADAWPAMAETFCAGRPECRIMGWRAGTAPAGLPLNETQLEAMSFAYIHNIGTGLQRALWNCTQSARANKAECMRQRVPAAAAPTVNVPQLSGVRRKERFEMVKIAPITPTPSPTAPTPKVTPSIPPPS from the coding sequence ATGATCGGCGACACATCCTCCACCCGGCCACATCCGACGATGTGGCTGATCTGGCTGTTGTTGTTCGTCGGTCTGCCCATGACCGTAGCCGGCTGGGAAAGCCGGCCCCGGGCCGGTGAGCAGGCCGTCCTGCCGGGCCGATTATCCGCCATCGCCGCATCGGGGATGCCCCGCCCCAGAACAGCGCCGCCTGCGGTCGAACCGGTCGAGATTTTTGCCCTTGGTCCCGATCAGGCCCGCGACCTCAACGCCAAAATCCCCTTTTCCACGGAACCCAATCCATCAGCCCGCCCCTTTCTGTTCCGGGGATCGGAAACCGATCTGGCGCGGGCGACCGATTGCCTGGCGGCGGCCCAGCTTTATGAGGCGGGCGACGACGGCGTCGGCGAGCAGGCGGTGGCGCAGGTCGTATTGAACCGCGTACGGCACCCCGCCTTTCCCAAGACCGTGTGCGGCGTGGTATTTCAGGGGCAGGAGCGCACGACCGGTTGCCAGTTCACCTTTAGCTGCGACGGCGCCCTCGCGCGCACGCCTTCCGCAGGCGCATGGGAACGGGCGCGGGACATTGCGCGCGGGGCATTGGCGGGCAAAGTGTTCAAGCCGGTCGGCTATGCCACCCATTATCATACCGACTGGGTGGTCCCCTATTGGAGTGGCAGCCTGGACAAGATCACGGCGGTTGGCACGCACCTGTTCTTTCGCTGGCGCGGCTGGTGGGGCACGCCGCCCGCCTTCCGCCTGGGCGAGACGGGCAGCGAGCCGTTAATCACCCGCATCGCCCGCCTGTCCACCGCCCATCAGGGCACGCCGGAAACCAGTCTGCCGGGCATGCCGCCGATCCTGGCGGCGGAAGCCGCTGCCGCACTCGCCGCCAAGCCACAGCAGGCGATCGGCACCGATATGCAGGGCAAGACGATCGCCGGTGCCCGGTTGATCGCGGTCGCGCCGGGAGCGAGGAGCTTCCTGGTCGAACTCAGCCGCACCGCTCCCGCCGACGCCTGGCCGGCGATGGCGGAAACCTTCTGTGCCGGACGTCCCGAATGCCGGATCATGGGGTGGCGTGCGGGCACCGCGCCAGCCGGCCTGCCCCTCAATGAGACACAGCTGGAGGCGATGAGCTTTGCCTATATCCATAATATCGGTACCGGCTTGCAGCGCGCGCTGTGGAACTGCACCCAGTCGGCCCGCGCCAACAAGGCCGAATGCATGCGCCAGCGGGTGCCTGCCGCCGCCGCCCCGACCGTGAATGTCCCGCAGCTCAGCGGCGTGCGGCGGAAAGAGCGGTTCGAAATGGTGAAGATCGCACCGATCACGCCCACCCCATCCCCCACAGCGCCGACACCGAAAGTGACACCGTCGATACCCCCGCCCTCTTGA